The following coding sequences lie in one Rutidosis leptorrhynchoides isolate AG116_Rl617_1_P2 chromosome 4, CSIRO_AGI_Rlap_v1, whole genome shotgun sequence genomic window:
- the LOC139845516 gene encoding uncharacterized protein isoform X3: protein MMILQKSEYRVGDSPMSANSNCGEGLISDSENELALHLLEGLHVKGGEKASTHLIKKLCSFDASLLASVMKTTAAVVSYILYIVNLITMDYISR, encoded by the exons ATGATGATTTTACAGAAATCCGAATACAG GGTTGGTGATTCACCAATGTCTGCAAATTCCAATTGTGGAG AAGGTCTGATCTCGGATTCAGAAAATGAGCTTGCATTGCATCTACTAGAAGGTCTACATGTAAAGGGGGGTGAAAAAGCTTCAACGCATctcatcaagaaattatgttcattTGACGCAAG tttgTTGGCATCGGTTATGAAGACCACCGCCGCCGTCGTTTCTTACATCCTTTACATCGTCAATTTGATTACTATGGATTAT ATAAGCAGGTAA
- the LOC139845516 gene encoding uncharacterized protein isoform X4: protein MMILQKSEYRVGDSPMSANSNCGEGLISDSENELALHLLEGLHVKGGEKASTHLIKKLCSFDASLLASVMKTTAAVVSYILYIVNLITMDYS, encoded by the exons ATGATGATTTTACAGAAATCCGAATACAG GGTTGGTGATTCACCAATGTCTGCAAATTCCAATTGTGGAG AAGGTCTGATCTCGGATTCAGAAAATGAGCTTGCATTGCATCTACTAGAAGGTCTACATGTAAAGGGGGGTGAAAAAGCTTCAACGCATctcatcaagaaattatgttcattTGACGCAAG tttgTTGGCATCGGTTATGAAGACCACCGCCGCCGTCGTTTCTTACATCCTTTACATCGTCAATTTGATTACTATGGATTAT AGTTAA
- the LOC139845516 gene encoding uncharacterized protein isoform X2, protein MMILQKSEYRVGDSPMSANSNCGGLISDSENELALHLLEGLHVKGGEKASTHLIKKLCSFDASLLASVMKTTAAVVSYILYIVNLITMDYVRKLISGIWILFNSCTLI, encoded by the exons ATGATGATTTTACAGAAATCCGAATACAG GGTTGGTGATTCACCAATGTCTGCAAATTCCAATTGTGGAG GTCTGATCTCGGATTCAGAAAATGAGCTTGCATTGCATCTACTAGAAGGTCTACATGTAAAGGGGGGTGAAAAAGCTTCAACGCATctcatcaagaaattatgttcattTGACGCAAG tttgTTGGCATCGGTTATGAAGACCACCGCCGCCGTCGTTTCTTACATCCTTTACATCGTCAATTTGATTACTATGGATTATGTAAGAAAACTGATTTCAGGAATATGGATTTTATTTAATTCATGTACATTAATTTAA
- the LOC139845516 gene encoding uncharacterized protein isoform X1 encodes MMILQKSEYRVGDSPMSANSNCGEGLISDSENELALHLLEGLHVKGGEKASTHLIKKLCSFDASLLASVMKTTAAVVSYILYIVNLITMDYVRKLISGIWILFNSCTLI; translated from the exons ATGATGATTTTACAGAAATCCGAATACAG GGTTGGTGATTCACCAATGTCTGCAAATTCCAATTGTGGAG AAGGTCTGATCTCGGATTCAGAAAATGAGCTTGCATTGCATCTACTAGAAGGTCTACATGTAAAGGGGGGTGAAAAAGCTTCAACGCATctcatcaagaaattatgttcattTGACGCAAG tttgTTGGCATCGGTTATGAAGACCACCGCCGCCGTCGTTTCTTACATCCTTTACATCGTCAATTTGATTACTATGGATTATGTAAGAAAACTGATTTCAGGAATATGGATTTTATTTAATTCATGTACATTAATTTAA